A DNA window from Paraclostridium bifermentans contains the following coding sequences:
- a CDS encoding glycine betaine uptake BCCT transporter: MKNTVKKEDNRVFYISLLIVLPMCLWAVISSESFSKAADAALSFLTSKFGWLYLISMLLFVIFAIWLALSKYGNIKLGPDDSKPEYSTSSWFAMLFGAGMGIGLIFWGVAEPLSHFVSPKGNIAPGSIEAADFAIKSSFLHWGIHPWAGYSIIGLSLAYFQFRKGKSGLISSILEPVIGKKINGWIGITIDVLAVFATIAGIATSLGLGTMQINSGLSYLFNVPNNAITQIIIIAITTFVFIATAVSGVDKGIKKVSDLNLILALIVTAAAFLVGPTLEIINSFTNSLGSYAQNILSDSLAIGAYSDNTWTNKWTVFYWAWWIAWAPFVGTFIARISKGRTIREFIVGVMGAPAIASFIFFAIFGNLGINLSFGKGLELSAIENIASDVSTAFFSVLSNYNFGFIISIITIILLITFFITSANSATFVLGMFTSQGDLNPSNRKKIMLGLLQSFLAVVLLLTGGLNALQTSSLIAAFPFIFIMILACIALVKELRKENLNEKEEKEISK, translated from the coding sequence ATGAAAAATACAGTCAAAAAAGAGGATAATAGAGTATTTTATATTTCGTTATTGATAGTATTACCTATGTGTTTATGGGCAGTGATATCAAGTGAAAGTTTTTCAAAGGCAGCAGATGCAGCATTAAGTTTTTTGACAAGTAAGTTTGGCTGGCTATATTTAATATCAATGCTATTGTTTGTAATATTTGCAATATGGTTAGCTTTAAGCAAATATGGAAATATAAAATTAGGTCCAGATGATTCTAAACCGGAGTACTCAACATCATCATGGTTTGCAATGTTATTTGGAGCTGGAATGGGTATTGGTCTAATATTTTGGGGAGTAGCAGAACCATTATCTCACTTTGTTTCACCAAAAGGAAACATAGCACCTGGAAGCATAGAAGCTGCTGATTTTGCAATAAAATCATCATTTCTTCATTGGGGAATACACCCTTGGGCAGGGTATAGTATAATTGGATTGTCTCTTGCGTACTTTCAGTTTAGGAAAGGAAAATCAGGGTTGATAAGTTCAATATTAGAACCTGTAATAGGAAAAAAGATAAATGGATGGATAGGAATAACAATAGATGTGCTTGCTGTATTTGCAACTATAGCAGGTATAGCTACATCTTTGGGACTTGGAACTATGCAAATAAATAGTGGACTTAGTTATTTGTTTAATGTGCCTAATAACGCTATTACTCAAATAATTATAATTGCTATAACAACTTTTGTATTTATAGCTACAGCTGTATCGGGAGTAGATAAAGGAATAAAAAAAGTATCCGATTTAAATTTAATACTAGCGCTTATAGTAACTGCTGCGGCTTTTTTAGTAGGGCCTACATTAGAAATAATAAATAGTTTTACAAATTCACTAGGAAGCTACGCCCAAAATATATTATCAGATAGTTTAGCAATAGGAGCATATTCTGACAATACTTGGACAAATAAGTGGACGGTATTTTATTGGGCATGGTGGATAGCTTGGGCTCCTTTTGTAGGGACCTTTATAGCTAGAATTTCAAAGGGAAGAACTATAAGAGAATTTATAGTAGGGGTAATGGGAGCTCCAGCAATTGCATCTTTTATATTCTTTGCAATATTTGGCAACCTAGGAATTAATCTATCTTTTGGAAAGGGATTAGAACTTTCAGCAATTGAAAATATAGCATCTGATGTATCTACTGCATTTTTTTCAGTACTTAGTAATTACAACTTTGGGTTTATAATATCTATTATAACAATAATACTTTTAATTACATTCTTTATAACATCAGCAAATTCAGCTACATTTGTTTTAGGAATGTTTACATCACAAGGAGATTTAAATCCAAGTAACAGAAAAAAAATAATGCTAGGTCTGTTACAATCTTTTTTAGCTGTAGTACTTTTGTTAACGGGAGGTCTAAATGCACTTCAGACCTCATCTCTAATTGCTGCATTTCCATTTATATTTATAATGATATTAGCATGCATTGCATTAGTTAAAGAACTCAGAAAAGAAAATCTAAATGAAAAAGAAGAAAAGGAAATTAGTAAATAA
- the grdH gene encoding betaine reductase selenoprotein B yields MKKAIVYLNQFFGQIGGEDKADFKPQIKEGVIGPSIQMEKLLEDTMVTHTIICGDNFMGSNTDEAVEVIIEFLKDKDFDIFIAGPAFQAGRYGVACGQICKAVKEKLNKPVVTSMHEENPGVDMFKKYMYILHGGNSAGKMRHDLANMAKIANKILKNEAILDSKTEGYFGRGSRHQVWIEDEKMAADRAVEMIIKKLNNESYETELPIPKIDKVAIAPAIKELSKATIALVNTGGIVPVDNPDRIQSASATRWGRYDISNTDDLKSGVYKTIHAGFDPAVADDDPDVITPIDALKTYENEEVIGKLHEYFYSTVGTGTTQAEAAKMANEIIPYLQEAKVDAIIMVSTUGTCTRCGATMVKEFEKVGFPIVQMCNLIPVAKTVGSNRIVPTISIPYPLGDPSKSKAEQFKLRYKMVGTALKALTTDIEEQTVFKN; encoded by the coding sequence TTATAGGGCCTTCAATTCAGATGGAGAAACTATTAGAAGATACTATGGTTACTCATACTATAATATGTGGGGATAACTTTATGGGATCAAATACAGATGAAGCGGTAGAAGTTATAATTGAATTTTTAAAAGATAAAGACTTTGATATATTCATAGCTGGACCAGCATTTCAAGCAGGAAGATATGGAGTTGCATGTGGACAAATATGTAAAGCAGTAAAAGAGAAACTAAATAAACCTGTAGTTACTTCAATGCATGAAGAAAATCCAGGTGTTGATATGTTTAAAAAATATATGTACATTTTACATGGTGGAAATAGTGCTGGAAAGATGAGACATGATTTAGCGAACATGGCAAAAATAGCTAACAAAATATTAAAAAATGAAGCTATATTAGATTCGAAAACAGAAGGGTATTTTGGAAGGGGAAGTAGACATCAAGTTTGGATTGAAGATGAAAAAATGGCAGCTGATAGGGCTGTTGAAATGATTATAAAGAAATTAAATAATGAAAGTTATGAAACTGAGCTACCTATACCTAAAATAGATAAAGTGGCAATAGCTCCAGCTATTAAAGAATTAAGTAAAGCAACGATAGCATTAGTAAATACGGGTGGAATAGTGCCGGTTGATAATCCAGATAGAATACAATCAGCATCAGCTACTAGATGGGGAAGATATGATATATCAAACACTGATGATTTGAAAAGTGGAGTTTATAAAACAATACATGCAGGATTCGATCCAGCTGTAGCTGATGATGATCCAGATGTAATAACACCTATAGATGCTCTTAAAACTTATGAAAATGAGGAAGTAATAGGTAAATTGCATGAATACTTTTATTCAACAGTTGGGACTGGGACTACTCAAGCAGAAGCTGCAAAGATGGCAAATGAAATAATTCCTTATCTACAAGAAGCTAAAGTTGATGCTATAATAATGGTTTCTACATGAGGCACTTGTACTCGTTGTGGAGCAACGATGGTAAAAGAATTTGAAAAAGTAGGTTTTCCAATTGTCCAAATGTGCAATTTAATACCTGTTGCAAAAACTGTAGGATCTAATAGAATAGTACCTACAATATCAATACCATATCCTCTTGGAGATCCTTCAAAATCTAAAGCTGAACAATTTAAACTAAGATATAAGATGGTAGGGACAGCATTAAAAGCGTTAACTACAGATATAGAAGAACAAACTGTATTTAAAAATTAA